The following proteins are encoded in a genomic region of Cetobacterium sp. 8H:
- a CDS encoding retron system putative HNH endonuclease, giving the protein MFKVNKTPEPAFFQEFKRKNKLSNWDEYNSYPEIKQALREYMLLEEQDLCCPYCEIQIEVETSEIEHIKPKTHFKSEFQNYNNFLTGCKTPKICGNHKGNRYSDKFINPTVEDPEDYLTYDVKTGQIIPKEKSGEKYEKAKETIEVLNLNESRLCNMRKTIILQSINNLNLLEYIDGFFTLKNFLKEADQKVSKS; this is encoded by the coding sequence TTGTTTAAAGTTAATAAAACACCTGAACCTGCATTTTTTCAAGAGTTTAAAAGAAAAAATAAACTTTCTAATTGGGATGAGTATAACTCTTATCCAGAAATAAAGCAAGCTCTTCGTGAGTATATGTTGCTAGAAGAACAAGATTTATGTTGTCCATATTGTGAAATTCAAATAGAGGTGGAAACAAGTGAAATTGAACATATAAAACCAAAGACACATTTTAAAAGCGAGTTTCAAAACTATAATAATTTTTTAACAGGATGCAAAACTCCTAAGATTTGTGGAAATCATAAAGGAAATAGATATAGTGATAAATTTATAAATCCAACTGTAGAAGATCCAGAGGATTATTTAACTTATGATGTAAAAACAGGCCAAATTATTCCTAAAGAAAAAAGTGGAGAAAAATATGAAAAAGCCAAAGAAACAATAGAGGTTTTAAATTTAAATGAGTCTCGATTATGCAATATGAGAAAAACTATTATATTACAAAGTATAAATAACTTAAATCTTTTAGAGTATATTGATGGATTTTTCACTTTAAAAAATTTTTTAAAGGAGGCTGACCAAAAAGTCTCGAAATCATGA
- a CDS encoding transposase: MKNIYFMWISAKNTPKFRTINNFRSKHLKNEINTIFANVIALFMEIIGLEKSVRLVNMEEL; encoded by the coding sequence ATGAAAAATATATATTTTATGTGGATTTCTGCGAAAAATACTCCAAAATTTAGAACAATTAATAATTTCAGAAGTAAACATCTTAAAAATGAAATCAATACTATCTTTGCTAATGTTATTGCTCTTTTTATGGAGATTATTGGTTTAGAGAAGAGTGTACGACTAGTAAATATGGAAGAACTTTAA
- the ilvD gene encoding dihydroxy-acid dehydratase: MLKSQEIRTRAPEMDPLRIGMGWKIEDLSKPQIIIQSTYGDSHPGSAHLNTLVFKGQEAINSNGGKAAKFFATDICDGQAQGHDGMNYSLASREFIANMIEIQMGATPYDAAIFFSSCDKGVPAHLQALARMDIPSIVMPGGIMAAGPGMLTLEQLGTYSAKFERKEISQDEFDFAKNNACPSCGACSFMGTASTMQIMAEALGLTLPGMALLPAISPDLIKGAELTGKRAVELAYEGILPSQILTLAAFKNAIMVHAAIAGSTNSMLHIPTIANELGIDLDAELFDEIHKNIPYLLNIRPSGFYPGEYFYYAGGVPSIMEEIKEHLDLTVLTVTGKTLGENLEELKRNGYYEKCNEELVKINLKKEDIIKPYSSPIQKQGAVAVLKGNLAPEGAVIKHSALPKEMKKVTLKARPFDSEEAAISAILKGEINPGDAVIIRYEGPKGTGMPELFYTTEAIASDPRISSTTALITDGRFSGATRGPAIGHVSPEASEGGPIALLEENDLILIDVEKRKLEIIGVNSQNLLDDEIKKILCERKSKWKKPTPKYTKGVLGIYTKLAVSPMKGGYIK, encoded by the coding sequence ATGTTGAAAAGTCAAGAAATAAGAACTAGAGCACCAGAAATGGATCCATTAAGAATAGGAATGGGTTGGAAAATAGAAGATTTATCAAAACCACAAATCATTATTCAAAGTACTTATGGAGATAGTCATCCAGGAAGTGCTCATTTAAATACTTTAGTATTTAAAGGGCAAGAGGCTATAAATAGTAATGGTGGAAAAGCTGCAAAATTTTTTGCCACAGATATTTGTGATGGACAGGCTCAAGGGCATGATGGAATGAATTATTCTCTTGCTTCAAGAGAATTCATTGCCAATATGATTGAGATACAGATGGGAGCAACTCCATATGATGCTGCTATTTTTTTTTCAAGTTGTGATAAGGGAGTTCCAGCACACTTACAAGCTCTAGCAAGAATGGATATACCATCAATTGTTATGCCAGGAGGAATTATGGCGGCAGGACCAGGGATGTTAACACTTGAACAGTTAGGAACTTATAGTGCAAAGTTTGAAAGAAAAGAAATATCACAAGATGAATTTGATTTTGCTAAAAATAACGCTTGTCCATCATGTGGAGCATGTTCTTTCATGGGAACAGCATCAACTATGCAGATAATGGCAGAAGCTTTAGGACTAACATTGCCAGGAATGGCACTTTTACCAGCTATATCACCTGATCTTATAAAAGGTGCAGAGTTAACAGGAAAAAGAGCTGTAGAACTAGCATATGAAGGAATATTACCTTCGCAAATTTTAACTCTAGCAGCTTTTAAAAATGCAATAATGGTTCATGCAGCAATAGCAGGGTCAACAAACTCAATGTTACATATTCCTACTATAGCAAATGAATTAGGAATTGATTTAGATGCTGAGCTATTTGATGAGATACATAAAAATATACCATACCTTTTAAATATAAGACCAAGTGGATTTTATCCGGGAGAGTACTTCTATTATGCAGGAGGTGTACCTTCGATAATGGAAGAAATTAAAGAGCATTTAGATTTAACTGTTTTAACTGTAACAGGAAAAACTCTAGGTGAAAACTTAGAGGAGTTAAAGAGAAATGGTTATTACGAAAAGTGTAATGAAGAATTAGTGAAAATAAATTTAAAAAAAGAGGATATTATAAAACCATACTCATCACCAATTCAAAAACAAGGAGCAGTAGCTGTATTAAAGGGAAATCTAGCACCCGAAGGAGCCGTAATTAAACACTCGGCATTACCAAAAGAGATGAAGAAGGTTACTTTAAAAGCTCGCCCATTTGATAGTGAAGAAGCGGCAATAAGTGCAATTTTAAAGGGAGAAATAAACCCCGGAGATGCAGTTATTATAAGATACGAAGGTCCAAAAGGAACAGGAATGCCAGAGTTGTTCTATACAACAGAGGCAATAGCATCTGATCCCAGAATCTCTTCAACAACAGCTCTTATAACTGATGGAAGATTCTCAGGAGCAACTCGTGGACCAGCAATTGGACATGTCTCTCCAGAGGCATCTGAGGGTGGACCAATAGCATTGCTAGAGGAAAATGATTTGATTTTAATCGACGTAGAAAAAAGAAAATTAGAAATTATTGGAGTAAATAGTCAAAACTTATTAGATGATGAAATTAAAAAAATACTTTGCGAGAGAAAGTCTAAGTGGAAAAAGCCAACACCAAAATATACCAAAGGGGTTTTAGGAATATATACGAAGTTAGCAGTTTCACCAATGAAGGGCGGATATATAAAATAA
- a CDS encoding 6-phospho-alpha-glucosidase, producing the protein MKKFSIVIAGGGSTFTPGIILMLLENLERFPIRKIKLYDNDENRQMIIGEGCKILIKDKNPEIEFEYTTNPEVAFSDVDFVMAHIRVGKYPMRELDEKIPLKHGVVGQETCGPGGIAYGMRSIGPIIEMIDYMEKYSPKAWFLNYSNPAAIVAEATRRLKPNSNVLNICDMPIGTETRMAKILGLSSRKELVVRYYGLNHFGWWTDVRNKDGEDLMPKLKEYISQFGYLPPEVVDKQHMDPSWIETHKKARDIVKLDPNTLPNTYLKYYLFPDYVVEHSNKNYTRANEVIDGREKHVFGECKRIAMEKTSKNTTLHVDVHASYIVDLARAIAFNTKERMLLIVENNGIINNFDSTAMVEVPCLLGSNGPEPLKIGNIPQFQKGLMEQQVSVEKLTVEAWIEKSYLKLWQALTLSKTVPSATVAKKILDDLIEVNKEFWPNLK; encoded by the coding sequence ATGAAAAAATTCTCAATAGTTATAGCAGGAGGAGGAAGTACTTTCACACCAGGAATTATCTTAATGCTTTTAGAAAATTTAGAGCGTTTTCCAATTAGAAAAATAAAATTATATGATAATGATGAAAATAGACAAATGATAATAGGTGAAGGATGTAAAATTTTAATAAAAGATAAAAATCCTGAAATAGAATTTGAATATACAACAAATCCTGAAGTAGCTTTTTCAGATGTGGATTTTGTAATGGCTCATATCAGAGTTGGAAAATATCCAATGAGGGAGTTAGATGAAAAAATACCTCTAAAACACGGTGTTGTTGGTCAAGAAACTTGTGGTCCTGGTGGTATTGCTTATGGAATGAGATCTATAGGTCCAATAATTGAAATGATTGATTATATGGAAAAATACTCACCAAAAGCTTGGTTTTTAAATTATTCTAATCCCGCAGCAATAGTGGCCGAAGCAACTAGAAGGCTAAAACCTAATTCAAATGTTTTGAATATTTGTGATATGCCTATTGGAACTGAGACTAGAATGGCTAAAATACTTGGACTTTCTTCTAGAAAAGAGTTAGTTGTAAGATATTATGGTTTGAATCACTTTGGTTGGTGGACTGATGTTAGAAATAAGGATGGAGAAGATTTAATGCCAAAATTAAAAGAATATATTTCACAATTTGGTTATCTTCCTCCAGAAGTAGTTGATAAACAGCATATGGACCCTAGTTGGATTGAGACACATAAAAAAGCAAGAGATATCGTGAAGCTAGATCCTAATACTTTGCCAAATACATATTTAAAATATTATTTATTTCCAGATTATGTTGTAGAACATTCGAATAAGAATTACACAAGAGCAAATGAAGTTATCGATGGAAGAGAAAAACACGTATTTGGAGAGTGTAAAAGAATTGCAATGGAAAAAACATCAAAAAATACAACTTTACACGTTGATGTTCATGCCTCATATATAGTAGATTTAGCAAGAGCTATTGCTTTTAATACAAAAGAAAGAATGCTTCTTATAGTTGAAAATAACGGAATTATAAATAATTTCGATTCTACAGCAATGGTTGAGGTTCCTTGTCTTTTAGGATCGAATGGTCCAGAACCTCTAAAAATAGGAAATATTCCACAATTTCAAAAGGGATTAATGGAGCAACAAGTTTCTGTAGAAAAGTTAACAGTAGAAGCTTGGATAGAAAAATCATATTTAAAATTATGGCAAGCCTTAACACTTTCAAAAACTGTTCCTAGTGCAACAGTTGCAAAGAAGATTTTAGATGATTTAATTGAAGTAAACAAAGAATTTTGGCCTAATTTAAAATAA
- a CDS encoding PTS transporter subunit EIIC, giving the protein MKKIIVNKLQEFAKGIFVPVLILPIVGILFAFASIFTNSRVHNVLPFLNNSFFIDFGKILGQSLIPIIGTYLGILFAVGLSIGLAKKEKHHAALVGMLSYFVFIHSMNTYMGIKKILVPVNQLRGSGQTILMGVQIIDMGIFLGIAIGIIVPYIHNKFIDKELKGAFQIYGGPRLVFIISAFSMILFSVVATYVWPSVQQGINSISTFIENSGEIGIFTYGFLDRLLIPTGLHHLIYPTFLYTNFGGNEMVDVIKNGEVVPQMFEGARNIYNAQLSNIDSVTRFTKYTVWDARGISKILGLWGAAFAMYKTANEENKPKIKVILLSAMGASVLAGVTEPIEFSFLFTAPILFVIHAILSGLGMVAFSLLDLRSIVPNGIIDFILINIPAGIDRTGWPLVLVIGLGQAILYYFIFKFLIEKLNLKTPGRESLNENVKLYSKKDYQNKKNENTGKDIIDYLGGINNVVKVENCYTRLRVTVKDSTLIKNKELLTTGASNVIIIDKENIQIVYGINVRSVRNKVEDYLITETV; this is encoded by the coding sequence ATGAAAAAAATTATTGTTAATAAGTTACAAGAATTTGCGAAAGGAATATTTGTTCCTGTACTTATATTACCGATTGTAGGTATTTTATTTGCTTTTGCCAGTATTTTTACAAATTCAAGAGTACATAACGTACTTCCATTTTTAAATAATTCTTTTTTTATTGACTTTGGGAAAATTTTAGGCCAATCATTAATTCCAATAATAGGAACTTACTTGGGTATTTTATTTGCTGTAGGGCTATCAATTGGACTAGCTAAAAAAGAAAAACATCATGCTGCTTTAGTTGGAATGTTATCATATTTTGTTTTTATCCACAGTATGAATACCTATATGGGAATAAAAAAAATATTAGTTCCTGTTAATCAGCTAAGGGGTTCTGGACAAACTATTTTAATGGGTGTTCAAATTATAGATATGGGAATCTTTTTAGGAATTGCTATTGGGATTATAGTTCCATATATTCATAATAAATTTATTGATAAAGAATTGAAGGGTGCTTTTCAAATTTATGGAGGTCCAAGATTAGTTTTTATAATCTCAGCCTTTTCAATGATTTTATTTTCTGTTGTAGCTACCTATGTATGGCCATCAGTTCAGCAAGGAATAAACAGTATTTCAACTTTCATTGAAAATTCTGGAGAAATCGGAATATTTACATATGGATTCCTAGATAGACTACTTATTCCAACAGGACTTCACCACTTAATTTATCCTACATTTTTATATACAAATTTTGGCGGAAATGAGATGGTTGATGTTATTAAAAATGGAGAGGTGGTTCCTCAAATGTTTGAAGGAGCAAGAAATATTTATAATGCTCAACTTTCAAATATTGATTCTGTAACTAGGTTTACAAAATATACAGTTTGGGATGCAAGAGGTATCAGCAAAATCTTAGGTCTTTGGGGAGCTGCTTTTGCAATGTATAAAACTGCTAACGAAGAAAATAAACCTAAAATTAAAGTAATTTTACTTTCTGCAATGGGGGCTTCAGTTTTAGCTGGAGTAACAGAACCAATAGAGTTTTCCTTTTTATTTACTGCACCAATACTATTTGTAATTCATGCTATTTTATCTGGTTTAGGAATGGTTGCATTCTCTTTATTAGATTTAAGAAGTATCGTTCCGAATGGAATTATTGATTTTATTCTAATAAATATTCCAGCAGGAATAGATAGAACTGGTTGGCCTTTAGTACTAGTGATTGGATTAGGTCAAGCTATCTTATACTATTTTATATTCAAATTTCTAATAGAAAAGCTTAATTTAAAAACTCCTGGAAGAGAGAGTTTAAATGAAAATGTAAAATTATATTCTAAAAAAGATTATCAAAATAAAAAGAATGAAAATACTGGAAAAGATATTATTGATTATCTTGGTGGAATCAACAATGTTGTTAAGGTTGAAAATTGTTATACTCGTTTAAGAGTTACTGTGAAAGACAGTACCCTTATAAAAAATAAGGAACTTCTAACCACAGGTGCATCAAATGTAATTATTATAGATAAAGAAAATATTCAAATTGTATATGGAATTAATGTTAGAAGTGTTCGAAACAAAGTTGAAGACTACTTAATCACAGAAACAGTTTAA
- a CDS encoding MurR/RpiR family transcriptional regulator: protein MKTNNSILFSIHNIYKDLTSSERKVADYILKNPLDVTDITIEILSEYCKTSISTVSRFTKKLNLENFYQLKLLIAKEFINPSKINSSNIENLDFNNLQTYSDIATINANILFKSIEEFDEERFEKVISSLSQKKNIYLFAMGTSGTLAVEAWNKFTRLGVKCFFTLDFHSQLLQASILDENDVAIIFSHSGINKDILNLVDTIKKTGAHTIGITNFSKTPFETSVDICLSFFNSYNIQNELTGLVSRVPLLLVIEAIYKTLGTKFYNEKLKDSYKEIFNKRSI, encoded by the coding sequence ATGAAAACAAATAACAGTATCTTATTTTCTATTCATAACATTTATAAAGATTTGACAAGTAGCGAAAGGAAGGTTGCTGATTATATCTTAAAAAATCCGTTAGATGTAACAGATATTACGATAGAAATTCTTTCAGAATATTGCAAAACATCCATTTCTACAGTTTCGAGATTTACTAAAAAATTAAATTTGGAAAATTTTTATCAGTTAAAACTATTAATAGCAAAAGAATTTATAAATCCTTCAAAAATAAATAGTAGTAATATTGAGAATTTAGATTTTAATAATCTTCAAACATATTCTGATATAGCAACTATAAATGCTAATATTTTATTTAAAAGTATTGAAGAGTTTGATGAAGAAAGATTTGAAAAAGTAATATCGTCACTAAGTCAAAAGAAAAATATATATTTATTTGCAATGGGAACTTCAGGAACCTTGGCAGTTGAAGCTTGGAATAAATTTACAAGATTGGGGGTAAAATGTTTTTTTACATTAGACTTTCACTCACAACTTCTTCAAGCTTCTATTTTAGATGAAAATGATGTTGCCATTATTTTTTCACATTCAGGAATAAATAAAGATATTCTAAATTTAGTTGATACTATAAAAAAGACGGGTGCTCATACTATTGGAATAACTAACTTTTCTAAAACACCATTTGAAACGTCTGTAGATATATGTTTGTCATTTTTTAATAGTTATAACATTCAAAATGAATTGACTGGATTAGTTTCTAGAGTACCATTATTACTAGTAATAGAAGCTATTTACAAAACTTTAGGTACTAAATTTTATAATGAAAAATTAAAAGATTCATATAAAGAAATTTTTAATAAAAGGAGTATATAA
- a CDS encoding FadR/GntR family transcriptional regulator → MKQSHSDLVFNYIKKNIYTNKWKQGDQITPEIQLSKELNVGRNSVREAIQKFVGLNILKRTKGKGTFVCFFGKLTDIEEYINNSFNDKQTFLSNKKNLLETLEFRLSFDVENVKNFLKNADIQDYQDLEQYYQLMLEYQNDPEKFTFYDTKFHMTLANGTKNNVIIKIAEFLSDLMLMHQKTINKLLGPSGGINEHKLILDCIKNKDWDLSIYYTKLHIQRIIDEVKEKFIEN, encoded by the coding sequence ATGAAACAAAGCCATAGTGATTTAGTTTTTAATTATATAAAAAAAAATATTTATACCAATAAATGGAAACAAGGGGATCAAATCACACCAGAAATTCAACTTTCAAAAGAATTAAATGTTGGAAGAAATTCAGTTAGAGAAGCTATACAAAAATTTGTAGGATTAAATATTTTAAAAAGAACAAAGGGAAAGGGTACTTTTGTTTGTTTTTTTGGAAAACTAACAGATATTGAAGAATATATAAATAATTCTTTTAATGATAAACAAACTTTTCTAAGTAATAAAAAAAATTTACTTGAAACTCTTGAATTTAGACTTTCTTTTGATGTTGAAAATGTAAAGAATTTTTTAAAGAATGCTGACATTCAAGACTATCAAGATTTAGAACAATACTATCAGTTAATGCTAGAATATCAGAATGATCCTGAAAAATTTACTTTTTATGATACTAAATTTCATATGACTTTAGCAAATGGTACAAAGAATAATGTTATTATTAAAATTGCTGAATTCTTATCTGATCTCATGCTTATGCATCAAAAAACTATTAATAAACTTTTAGGTCCATCTGGCGGTATTAATGAACATAAACTTATTTTAGATTGTATAAAAAATAAAGATTGGGACCTTTCAATTTATTATACAAAATTACATATTCAACGGATTATAGATGAGGTTAAAGAAAAATTTATTGAAAATTAA
- a CDS encoding HIT family protein, which translates to MEIDCIYCSKDKNLKELMSEICKLEGSILYLFRDQKHLGRCVLAYKYHATELFEIPRYNYEIYMKELKFVANKLKELFNCDKVNYAVYGDLINHVHFHIVPKYKDGIQWGEPFSDKINPKFLKDEEFEKIKNLILKKVTN; encoded by the coding sequence ATGGAAATCGATTGTATCTATTGTTCGAAAGATAAAAACTTAAAAGAGCTCATGTCTGAAATATGTAAATTAGAAGGTTCTATATTATATCTTTTTAGAGATCAAAAACATTTAGGGAGATGTGTTTTGGCATATAAATATCATGCGACAGAACTTTTTGAAATACCTCGTTATAATTATGAAATCTATATGAAAGAACTCAAGTTTGTTGCAAACAAATTAAAAGAACTTTTCAATTGTGACAAGGTTAACTACGCTGTATATGGTGATTTAATTAATCATGTACATTTTCATATTGTTCCAAAATATAAAGATGGTATTCAATGGGGAGAACCATTTTCTGACAAAATAAATCCAAAATTTTTAAAAGATGAAGAATTTGAAAAAATAAAAAACTTAATTTTAAAAAAAGTGACAAACTAG
- a CDS encoding TRAP transporter substrate-binding protein, whose translation MKKIILGLGIIGIIFTGCSDDKKPEASSNKNVVLKLGHVNGDKTNYHYGMLKYAEEVDRLTDGKVKVEVYANAQLGNERDMVEGLQLGTIDIAAVASPVLASFVPEMSVLDAPFMFKSYEHANNVIDGKVGEVLSEKLKKQEFNTVAWMYSGFRNVFSTKPLTDIDSFKGLKIRTMENKMHIKTFEALGALATPMPYGEVFTGLQQGTIDAAENATDNVLTQKFYEVTKNVGETGHFFTYIALGVSDKALAKIPTELVPKLYEAGTTSALYQRNLLIESNKKAKEELQKLGVIFTEPNKEELVLKVKSIYQEFKDVIPEELVAEIKKLEK comes from the coding sequence ATGAAAAAGATTATTTTAGGATTAGGAATCATTGGAATAATATTTACAGGTTGTAGTGATGACAAAAAACCAGAAGCTTCATCAAATAAAAATGTAGTTCTCAAGCTAGGTCATGTTAATGGGGATAAAACTAACTATCATTATGGAATGCTTAAATATGCCGAAGAGGTAGATAGATTAACGGATGGAAAAGTGAAAGTAGAAGTTTACGCAAATGCTCAGTTAGGTAATGAGAGAGATATGGTTGAAGGACTACAATTAGGAACAATAGATATTGCAGCTGTTGCAAGTCCAGTATTAGCTTCTTTTGTTCCTGAAATGTCTGTTTTAGATGCACCTTTTATGTTTAAAAGTTACGAACATGCAAATAATGTAATAGATGGAAAAGTTGGGGAAGTTCTATCTGAAAAATTAAAGAAACAAGAATTTAATACAGTAGCTTGGATGTATAGTGGTTTTAGAAATGTATTTTCGACAAAACCTCTTACGGATATAGATTCTTTCAAAGGATTAAAAATAAGAACTATGGAAAATAAAATGCACATAAAAACTTTTGAAGCTTTAGGAGCTTTAGCAACACCAATGCCTTATGGGGAAGTATTTACAGGGCTTCAGCAAGGAACAATAGATGCAGCAGAAAATGCAACAGATAATGTTTTAACACAAAAATTTTATGAGGTGACAAAAAATGTTGGTGAAACAGGACATTTCTTTACATATATAGCACTAGGAGTATCAGATAAAGCTCTTGCTAAAATTCCAACTGAACTAGTACCTAAGTTATACGAAGCAGGAACAACATCAGCACTATATCAGAGAAATCTACTTATTGAATCAAATAAAAAAGCAAAAGAAGAGTTACAGAAATTAGGAGTTATCTTTACAGAACCTAATAAAGAAGAACTGGTTTTAAAAGTTAAATCAATATATCAAGAGTTTAAAGATGTTATTCCAGAAGAGTTAGTAGCAGAAATCAAAAAGCTTGAAAAATAG
- a CDS encoding TRAP transporter small permease: MKKIVNILRKLESITVFLLFLIMVIMVFIQVVNRNFIKISIGWLEELARYSMIFLILLGTEMGLRDGTQISVEALTQRLNIGIRKGLKFITRAMVIYFSTMVFFNSIPLIKMQIKTGQLSPGLRVPMYLPYLTITIGFLIITLTQISTLIIDLKKTYFNKDCMCEGEDK; encoded by the coding sequence ATGAAAAAAATTGTGAATATACTAAGAAAACTAGAAAGTATAACAGTATTTTTATTGTTTTTAATAATGGTGATAATGGTATTTATTCAAGTTGTAAATAGAAATTTTATAAAAATTAGTATCGGGTGGCTAGAGGAATTGGCAAGATATTCAATGATATTTTTAATACTTTTAGGAACTGAAATGGGCCTTAGAGATGGAACTCAAATTTCTGTTGAAGCTTTAACTCAGAGGTTGAATATTGGAATAAGAAAAGGCTTAAAGTTTATAACTAGAGCAATGGTTATATATTTTTCAACAATGGTTTTTTTTAATTCGATACCTCTTATAAAAATGCAGATAAAAACAGGACAATTATCTCCAGGATTAAGAGTACCAATGTATCTTCCCTATCTAACTATAACAATTGGTTTTTTAATAATTACACTAACTCAAATATCGACTTTAATAATAGATTTAAAAAAAACTTATTTTAATAAAGATTGCATGTGTGAGGGGGAAGACAAATGA
- a CDS encoding TRAP transporter large permease: protein MIALLLFGSMALFLALGVPIAFSLGLSTLIGFNYIGVPLTGLSQRIFTATDSFSIMAIPFFVLAGNIMTKGGISKRLVSFTNSIIGNIRGGMSIVSVISCAFFAALSGSGPATVIAIGAMLYPEMVKLDYPKARSAGLIAVAGGLGPIIPPSIIMVVYATITDASIAKLFTAGAFWGIIITTALSIVCIYLAKRENWPKNNKKVEFVEFKKNFISAFPAMLLPFIILGGIYSGKFTPTESAGIAVVYAMIVSLYVYKEISYKDLYNIIIESAKGSSMVLFIIATSTAFAWLFTYSGISGNLVKLIMGLSLSKNLLLLLISFILLVFGIFLEGIATVVLLIPVLFPIVKQLGVDPVHFGMIVTVANVIGCMTPPVAVNIFSAASISKLSIEEIAKGEIPFFITLIAIFFIIVLIPYFTLMLI from the coding sequence ATGATAGCATTATTACTATTTGGAAGTATGGCTTTATTTTTGGCTTTAGGAGTTCCAATAGCTTTTTCTTTAGGATTGTCTACACTTATAGGGTTTAATTATATTGGAGTTCCGTTAACAGGACTTTCACAAAGAATATTTACAGCGACAGATTCGTTTTCAATTATGGCAATTCCGTTTTTTGTATTAGCAGGAAATATAATGACAAAAGGTGGAATATCAAAAAGATTAGTAAGTTTTACTAATTCAATAATTGGTAATATTCGTGGTGGAATGTCAATTGTTTCAGTTATATCTTGTGCATTTTTTGCAGCACTTTCTGGTTCTGGACCAGCAACAGTAATAGCAATAGGAGCCATGTTATATCCAGAAATGGTCAAGTTGGATTATCCTAAAGCTAGATCTGCCGGGTTAATAGCTGTAGCAGGTGGATTAGGACCAATAATTCCACCTAGTATAATAATGGTTGTTTATGCAACAATAACAGATGCATCTATAGCAAAATTATTTACAGCTGGTGCATTTTGGGGAATTATTATAACAACAGCATTATCTATAGTTTGTATCTATTTAGCTAAAAGAGAAAACTGGCCTAAAAATAATAAAAAAGTAGAATTTGTAGAATTTAAAAAAAATTTTATAAGTGCATTTCCAGCTATGTTGCTACCATTTATAATTTTAGGAGGTATTTATTCTGGAAAATTTACTCCAACAGAGTCAGCCGGGATAGCTGTGGTATATGCTATGATAGTTAGTTTATATGTTTATAAAGAAATTTCTTATAAAGACCTTTACAATATAATTATTGAATCTGCTAAAGGAAGTTCCATGGTCTTATTTATAATAGCAACTTCTACAGCTTTCGCATGGTTATTTACATATTCTGGAATTTCTGGAAATCTCGTGAAATTAATTATGGGTTTAAGTTTATCAAAGAATTTACTATTACTTCTAATATCATTTATCCTTCTTGTATTTGGTATATTTTTAGAAGGGATTGCAACAGTTGTATTATTAATTCCTGTTTTATTTCCAATAGTAAAGCAATTAGGAGTTGATCCAGTTCATTTTGGAATGATTGTAACAGTAGCAAATGTTATTGGCTGCATGACACCACCAGTGGCTGTAAATATTTTTTCAGCAGCAAGTATTTCAAAATTATCAATAGAAGAAATTGCTAAAGGAGAAATTCCATTTTTTATTACATTAATCGCAATCTTTTTTATAATTGTTTTAATACCATATTTTACATTAATGTTAATTTAG
- a CDS encoding transposase, whose amino-acid sequence MKTPLISIPGISYTLASIILSEIGDITRFQTLGKLLAFVGLEPFVYQSENFQVTGTSMVKIGSTYLRWAVIHLRNYLE is encoded by the coding sequence ATGAAAACACCATTGATAAGTATACCTGGAATATCTTATACGCTAGCTTCAATTATTTTATCTGAAATTGGAGATATTACGCGATTCCAAACTCTGGGTAAATTACTAGCTTTTGTAGGATTAGAACCTTTCGTTTATCAATCAGAAAATTTTCAAGTTACAGGTACTTCAATGGTAAAAATAGGTTCTACATATCTTAGATGGGCAGTCATACATCTAAGAAACTACTTAGAGTAA